The proteins below come from a single Burkholderia sp. PAMC 26561 genomic window:
- a CDS encoding glutathione S-transferase family protein: protein MKIYDTPGFPNPARIRIVLAEKGLDPQIEFVKVDLFAAEHKQDAFLAINPTGTVPVLELDDGTFISEGVAITEYLDNLDGNPTLTGKTPKQKAVIHMMQKRADDQLIDAIGIYFHHATPGLGDRLLAYKSPEWAHRKEWGERHLDKFVRGMRYFDSVLKTQPYIAGDEFSMADITAYAALLHAGFASVAIPDDCTALSAWQAKISERPSVKDRSGQA, encoded by the coding sequence ATGAAAATTTACGACACCCCCGGCTTCCCTAATCCGGCACGCATTCGCATCGTCTTGGCCGAAAAAGGACTGGACCCGCAGATTGAGTTCGTCAAAGTGGATCTGTTTGCCGCCGAGCACAAGCAGGACGCCTTCCTCGCCATCAATCCGACGGGTACAGTTCCCGTACTCGAACTGGACGACGGCACATTCATCTCGGAAGGCGTTGCGATCACCGAGTATCTGGACAATCTGGACGGCAACCCTACGCTTACCGGAAAGACACCCAAGCAGAAAGCAGTGATTCACATGATGCAAAAGCGTGCGGATGATCAGTTGATCGATGCCATCGGCATTTACTTTCATCATGCAACGCCGGGGCTCGGCGATCGCTTGCTGGCTTATAAAAGCCCCGAGTGGGCGCACCGCAAAGAATGGGGCGAGCGCCATCTCGACAAGTTCGTGCGCGGCATGCGCTACTTCGACAGCGTGCTGAAAACACAGCCCTACATAGCGGGCGATGAATTTTCAATGGCCGATATCACCGCCTACGCGGCACTTTTACACGCCGGTTTTGCAAGCGTGGCCATTCCGGATGATTGCACCGCACTCTCGGCGTGGCAGGCGAAAATCTCGGAGCGGCCCAGCGTCAAGGATCGCAGCGGGCAAGCGTAA
- a CDS encoding putative quinol monooxygenase encodes MIHVIATITANPGQRADILALFSKNQPAVLAEEGCISYEAVIDVPGAGAIQTPLGDDTFLVIERWESIDALKAHAASAHMAEYGRNTGSFVAKRAINVLQVA; translated from the coding sequence ATGATCCACGTCATTGCCACCATCACCGCGAACCCCGGTCAACGCGCCGACATTCTTGCGTTGTTCAGCAAGAACCAGCCGGCTGTCCTGGCAGAAGAAGGATGTATCAGTTATGAGGCCGTGATCGATGTACCTGGTGCCGGGGCAATCCAGACCCCTCTGGGGGACGATACTTTCTTGGTCATCGAACGCTGGGAAAGTATTGACGCGCTCAAGGCTCACGCCGCGTCTGCCCATATGGCGGAGTACGGTCGCAACACGGGGTCGTTTGTTGCCAAGCGAGCGATCAACGTGCTGCAGGTCGCTTAG
- the kynB gene encoding arylformamidase has protein sequence MPQRLFDISASIDSNTPVWPGDTPVTLERVWKMEAGSPVNVGRMTLSPHTATHADAPLHYDQDGAAIGAVGLDVYLGECLVLAIKPRGSHVSVEEIESALRSAQLQLAPRVLIRTYAKAPTAEWDSEFAAISADAIDWLAERGVRLIGVDTPSLDPQESKTMDAHHRVRAHKMAILEGLILDDVPNGTYELIALPLKLNTLDASPVRAILRSLPKD, from the coding sequence ATGCCTCAACGACTTTTCGACATCAGCGCTTCCATCGATTCGAACACGCCTGTCTGGCCTGGCGATACACCTGTCACGCTCGAACGAGTCTGGAAGATGGAGGCAGGTTCACCCGTGAATGTCGGACGCATGACGCTCTCGCCTCACACCGCCACACACGCCGATGCGCCGTTGCACTATGACCAGGACGGCGCCGCCATTGGCGCAGTCGGTCTGGATGTGTATCTGGGAGAGTGTCTGGTCCTTGCGATCAAGCCACGGGGTTCGCATGTCAGTGTCGAAGAGATCGAATCGGCATTGCGTAGCGCGCAGTTGCAACTCGCTCCACGTGTACTGATCCGGACCTATGCAAAGGCGCCGACGGCTGAATGGGACAGCGAGTTCGCCGCCATCTCGGCCGATGCGATCGACTGGCTCGCTGAGCGTGGCGTGAGGCTGATAGGAGTCGATACCCCGTCGCTCGATCCGCAAGAGTCGAAGACAATGGACGCGCATCACCGCGTGCGCGCGCACAAGATGGCGATCCTCGAAGGTCTGATCCTCGATGATGTTCCCAATGGCACCTATGAGTTGATCGCGCTGCCGTTGAAGCTGAACACGCTCGACGCAAGCCCGGTCAGGGCGATCTTGCGGAGCTTACCGAAGGACTAG
- a CDS encoding AraC family transcriptional regulator yields MTTYDVVVRDIPAMTVVSVDHTGPYIQISQAFDSLVGWLAGHDLLSPEIRMARIYYDNPKVVPESELRSKACAVLPREVEVSPPVGLTQIRGGQYAVLLHKGPYSEMHAAYEWLYGPWLTGSGREAADAPSFEVYLNSPKDTAPADWLTEICVPLL; encoded by the coding sequence ATGACAACATACGATGTCGTTGTTCGCGACATTCCAGCAATGACCGTAGTTTCCGTCGATCACACCGGACCTTATATCCAGATCAGCCAGGCGTTTGATTCGCTCGTCGGCTGGCTTGCAGGCCATGACCTGCTGTCGCCGGAGATCCGCATGGCGCGAATCTATTACGATAATCCGAAAGTCGTTCCGGAATCCGAACTAAGATCCAAGGCATGTGCAGTGCTGCCGCGCGAAGTCGAAGTTTCTCCGCCCGTAGGTTTGACGCAGATACGCGGCGGCCAATACGCGGTGCTGCTTCACAAGGGACCATATAGCGAGATGCATGCGGCATATGAGTGGCTGTACGGACCCTGGCTTACAGGGTCAGGACGCGAAGCCGCCGATGCCCCTTCGTTCGAAGTGTATCTGAACAGTCCGAAAGATACGGCGCCCGCTGATTGGCTCACGGAGATTTGCGTGCCGCTGCTTTAG
- a CDS encoding LysR family transcriptional regulator yields the protein MTSPIQAEDLSFFSILAGSGSLTAAARELGLSTAAVSKHLAQMETRAGVALVSRTTRRMSLTPEGEIYVSRARRILTEMDELAQLLGGASAAPTGLLRVNATLGFGRSHIAPAISRFVRAYPEVDVQLQLSVDPPALSENAFDVCVRFGEPPDARVIARQVAPNRRLLCAAPAYFADRPIPQTPDDLVQHNCIGIRQGDDGYGIWRLISGHGAAEKTESVRVRGNLTTNDGEIAVKWALEGHGILLRAEWDIADYLHDGRLVHVLPEYRTPGADIYAVIPQHLQTTARVKAFIDFLILALRKDA from the coding sequence ATGACCTCTCCAATCCAGGCAGAAGACTTAAGCTTTTTTTCGATACTCGCGGGCAGCGGCAGCCTGACGGCGGCAGCCCGCGAGTTAGGATTGAGTACGGCGGCGGTAAGCAAACATCTCGCGCAAATGGAAACCCGAGCTGGCGTTGCGTTGGTGAGCCGCACCACGCGGCGCATGAGCCTGACGCCCGAAGGCGAGATTTACGTGTCGCGGGCGCGCCGCATCCTGACCGAAATGGATGAGCTTGCGCAATTGCTCGGTGGCGCTTCCGCTGCGCCAACCGGGCTACTGCGTGTGAATGCAACGCTGGGTTTTGGCAGAAGTCATATCGCGCCGGCAATCTCGCGATTCGTACGTGCCTATCCAGAGGTCGATGTCCAGTTGCAGTTATCGGTTGATCCGCCGGCGCTTAGCGAAAATGCCTTCGATGTATGCGTGCGCTTTGGCGAGCCGCCCGACGCGCGTGTCATCGCCCGACAGGTTGCGCCCAATCGCCGGTTGTTGTGCGCGGCGCCTGCTTATTTTGCGGACCGTCCGATTCCGCAAACGCCTGACGATCTGGTCCAGCACAATTGCATCGGCATACGCCAGGGCGACGATGGCTACGGTATCTGGCGCCTGATCAGCGGACACGGTGCCGCCGAGAAGACCGAGAGTGTCCGCGTGCGTGGCAACCTGACAACCAACGATGGCGAGATCGCGGTGAAATGGGCGCTGGAAGGGCACGGCATTTTGCTGCGTGCGGAGTGGGATATAGCGGACTATCTGCACGATGGCAGGCTCGTGCATGTGCTGCCGGAATATCGCACGCCCGGCGCGGACATCTATGCGGTTATTCCGCAGCACTTGCAGACCACGGCGCGTGTAAAAGCGTTTATCGATTTCCTTATACTTGCCTTGCGCAAGGATGCCTAA